One genomic region from Reichenbachiella ulvae encodes:
- a CDS encoding pseudouridine synthase has protein sequence MLENNELLEIVYQDEDFVAINKPHGLLVHRSKMAANTDRFALQELRNQLDRHVYPPHRLDRKTGGVLLFALNEEALHHIRVQFEAQEISKEYLTLVRGYTDDQGCIDYALTNDKGKTQDAITHYETLARTGDRGSFWQACYLAIFAGQSHTRNGSNAPTQKTFCSHISSYHR, from the coding sequence ATGTTAGAAAACAATGAACTTCTGGAGATAGTCTATCAAGACGAAGACTTTGTGGCGATCAACAAGCCCCATGGGCTGCTGGTACATCGGAGCAAAATGGCCGCTAACACTGATAGATTTGCTCTGCAAGAGCTTAGAAACCAGCTGGATCGACATGTCTACCCCCCACATCGACTGGACAGAAAGACAGGGGGCGTTTTACTTTTTGCCTTGAATGAGGAAGCGCTGCACCATATTAGAGTGCAGTTCGAAGCACAAGAGATCAGCAAGGAGTACTTGACTTTGGTAAGGGGCTATACCGATGACCAAGGCTGCATAGACTATGCCTTGACCAACGACAAAGGAAAAACCCAAGACGCCATCACCCACTATGAGACGCTAGCCAGGACTGGAGATAGAGGTTCCTTTTGGCAAGCATGCTACCTCGCGATATTCGCTGGTCAAAGCCATACCCGAAACGGGTCGAATGCACCAACTCAGAAAACATTTTGCTCACATATTTCATCCTATCATAGGTGA
- a CDS encoding phosphoenolpyruvate carboxylase: MNKILTEVKERLGKPYHDFEFLLECLKDILEQNGEGEIAKDIPFINDFPFKSGEEMTAKHIQLYSLVFQLVNMVEVNGAVQNRRRIENEEYEAVHGLFANNLKNLLDSEVSEADILKQLPSTVVEPVLTAHPTEAKRATVLDHHRDLYLLLVNRENKMYSDNEKLNIRHNIKLALYRIWKTGEIYLEKPDVQSELRNILHYMVNVFPEVIPVLDRRLIQAWSSVGLSKKSLLENHSFPKITFGNWVGGDRDGHPLVTESVTSETLQSLRLNAFVVMNRKLTNLVKHLSFTHQVNECSAEFKTRIDQMINDLGDRGFEAFDRNKGECFRQFANLVIAKMPINLERGHATELTEEPGRYVYAQNMLEDLNLLKKELLAFGAVSIAYDDVNLAVRSLETFGFHLAKLDVRQNSAFHDKAIEQLLEAAQVEDRNFSEWSEEKRVAFLSNELKSSRPFTHQNADLGPNASAVISCYRVVEEHINKYGTEGIGSFIVSMTRSVSDLLAVYLLAREAGIVINTEEGLVCRVPVVPLLETIEDLQNGPGILEGFLKHEFTVRSLEYLRKEKGLEKASQQVMVGYSDSNKDGGIIASQWNLYKAQYLLVELADKHEVDLVFFHGKGGSISRGSGPTHYFIKALPYGSIKNNIRLTEQGETIAQKYENKVNAEYNLELLVANSLSKSLVDKKQERKYHPLASIMDSLAAKSKEHYEALTHEEGFVQYFRTATPIDAIETSKIGSRPAKRTGANTLEDLRAIPWVFSWSQSRYHMTSWYGVGTAFTNLKESSPADYEAFKKAIANDTFIRYVLTNVDTSLAATDEQIMKEYGDLVEDKALREKFLNLFLTELKLTRDVLFDLLGEGIEERRKNHYYSNFLRAPLMKHLHEKQIQLLKKWRKQKEEGKTEEASGTQIELMLTINAIASAMRNTG; the protein is encoded by the coding sequence ATGAACAAAATTCTAACAGAAGTAAAGGAGAGACTGGGTAAACCATATCACGATTTTGAGTTTTTGCTCGAGTGTCTAAAAGATATTTTGGAACAAAATGGAGAAGGAGAGATAGCAAAGGATATTCCTTTTATTAACGACTTCCCATTTAAATCAGGAGAGGAAATGACCGCCAAGCACATCCAGCTCTATTCATTGGTATTCCAATTGGTGAATATGGTTGAGGTCAATGGTGCCGTTCAGAATCGAAGAAGAATCGAAAATGAGGAGTATGAAGCCGTTCATGGCTTGTTTGCCAACAACCTTAAGAATTTATTGGACAGTGAAGTCAGCGAAGCGGATATCTTGAAGCAATTGCCGAGCACTGTGGTCGAGCCAGTTTTGACTGCTCACCCTACTGAAGCCAAAAGAGCAACAGTATTAGATCATCACAGAGATCTATACCTCTTGCTCGTCAACAGAGAAAATAAAATGTATTCAGACAATGAAAAGCTGAATATTAGACACAATATCAAACTCGCTTTATACAGAATTTGGAAGACTGGTGAGATCTATTTGGAGAAGCCAGATGTTCAGTCTGAATTGAGAAACATTTTGCACTATATGGTGAATGTGTTTCCTGAGGTGATTCCTGTATTAGACAGAAGATTGATCCAGGCTTGGTCGTCTGTAGGTCTTAGCAAAAAGTCATTGTTGGAGAATCACAGTTTTCCAAAAATCACATTTGGTAACTGGGTAGGAGGAGATAGAGATGGTCACCCATTGGTAACCGAATCAGTTACTTCAGAAACCCTTCAAAGCCTGAGGTTGAATGCTTTCGTGGTAATGAATAGAAAGTTGACCAATCTGGTAAAGCATTTGAGTTTTACGCATCAGGTCAACGAATGCAGTGCAGAGTTCAAAACCAGAATTGATCAGATGATCAATGATTTAGGTGATAGAGGGTTTGAAGCCTTTGATAGAAACAAAGGGGAGTGCTTTAGACAATTTGCGAACTTGGTGATTGCCAAGATGCCAATCAATCTGGAACGTGGACATGCTACCGAATTGACTGAAGAGCCAGGTAGATATGTGTATGCCCAAAATATGCTGGAGGACCTAAATCTACTGAAGAAGGAATTGTTAGCCTTTGGAGCAGTGTCAATCGCCTACGATGACGTGAACCTGGCGGTTCGTAGTTTGGAAACATTTGGGTTCCATTTGGCCAAACTAGATGTAAGACAAAATTCTGCCTTCCATGATAAGGCCATCGAGCAGCTCTTAGAAGCAGCACAAGTAGAGGATCGTAATTTCTCTGAGTGGTCTGAAGAGAAAAGAGTAGCGTTCCTAAGTAACGAATTGAAATCAAGCAGACCATTTACGCATCAAAATGCAGATCTCGGTCCAAATGCTTCTGCAGTAATCTCATGTTATAGAGTGGTTGAGGAGCATATCAATAAGTATGGTACTGAGGGGATCGGGTCTTTTATCGTGAGTATGACTCGTTCAGTTTCTGATTTGCTTGCCGTTTATTTATTAGCTCGAGAGGCCGGCATAGTTATTAATACTGAAGAGGGATTGGTTTGTAGAGTTCCTGTCGTGCCTCTGTTGGAAACTATTGAGGATCTTCAAAATGGACCAGGTATTTTAGAAGGATTCCTTAAACACGAATTCACAGTTAGAAGCTTAGAATATCTAAGAAAAGAAAAAGGATTAGAAAAAGCCAGTCAACAAGTGATGGTTGGCTATAGCGATAGCAACAAAGATGGTGGAATCATTGCCAGTCAATGGAATCTGTACAAAGCTCAGTACCTTTTGGTTGAATTAGCTGATAAGCATGAGGTGGATTTGGTATTCTTCCATGGTAAAGGAGGATCTATCAGTAGAGGTTCTGGACCTACTCATTACTTCATTAAAGCTCTTCCTTATGGTTCTATTAAGAATAACATTCGTTTGACAGAGCAAGGCGAAACCATTGCACAAAAATATGAGAACAAGGTAAACGCGGAATACAACCTCGAATTATTGGTAGCCAATTCCTTGTCAAAAAGTCTTGTAGACAAGAAGCAGGAGCGTAAGTATCATCCGTTGGCCAGTATCATGGATAGTTTGGCAGCTAAAAGCAAGGAACATTACGAAGCTTTGACTCATGAAGAAGGGTTTGTACAGTATTTCCGAACTGCAACACCTATCGATGCGATTGAAACGAGTAAAATTGGTTCGCGTCCAGCTAAGAGGACAGGGGCCAATACATTGGAGGATTTGAGAGCTATTCCTTGGGTTTTTTCATGGAGCCAATCGCGTTATCATATGACTAGCTGGTATGGCGTGGGTACTGCTTTTACCAATCTAAAAGAGAGTAGCCCTGCTGACTATGAGGCCTTCAAAAAAGCCATTGCCAATGACACTTTTATCAGATATGTCTTAACCAATGTGGATACTTCACTAGCAGCTACTGATGAGCAAATCATGAAGGAATACGGTGATCTGGTAGAGGATAAAGCTTTAAGAGAGAAGTTTTTAAATCTTTTCTTAACGGAATTGAAATTGACAAGAGATGTTTTGTTTGACCTATTAGGTGAAGGAATAGAAGAACGTCGTAAGAATCACTACTACTCTAATTTCTTGAGAGCTCCATTGATGAAGCATCTGCACGAGAAGCAGATTCAACTGCTGAAAAAATGGAGAAAACAAAAAGAAGAGGGTAAAACCGAAGAAGCTTCTGGAACTCAAATCGAGTTGATGCTGACCATCAATGCGATAGCAAGTGCGATGAGAAATACAGGTTGA
- a CDS encoding NAD(P)/FAD-dependent oxidoreductase, whose translation MKVAVIGGGAAGFFAALSCKTHHPDASVDIIEASNKTLSKVKVSGGGRCNVTNACESRADFLRHYPRGSKQLKKTFAHFDRVGTIDWFAQRGVSLKTEPDGRMFPVTNDSQTIIDCLRNESQKLGVQILQKQRLENLKPDNNGFMISIQGEESAYDRVIVSTGGSPKSSGYDWLRELGHAIVEPVPSLFTFNIPTEKKLIALSGTAVPKATVKIQGSKLVEQGPLLITHWGLSGPAVLKLSAWGARQLAEMDYQFSALVNWTAYDNENQAREQLQSELPNIEKKQISNINPFDLPKRLWAYLLDRVEIDPNKRWNELGKKDKNRLINVVCNDSYEISGKTTFKEEFVTCGGVDLAEVDFNTMASRQVPGLYFAGEVLNIDGITGGFNFQAAWSTGFVAGRLG comes from the coding sequence ATGAAAGTAGCAGTCATAGGAGGGGGAGCCGCGGGATTCTTTGCGGCATTGTCTTGCAAAACGCATCATCCGGATGCATCTGTAGATATCATAGAGGCTAGTAACAAGACCCTGTCCAAGGTAAAGGTTTCAGGCGGGGGACGCTGCAATGTGACCAATGCCTGCGAATCCAGAGCCGACTTCCTGAGACACTACCCGAGAGGGAGTAAGCAATTGAAAAAGACCTTTGCGCATTTCGATCGGGTGGGGACCATCGATTGGTTTGCACAGAGAGGAGTGAGCTTGAAAACCGAGCCTGATGGTCGGATGTTTCCTGTGACCAACGATTCACAGACCATCATCGACTGTTTGCGCAATGAGTCCCAAAAATTGGGAGTTCAAATACTCCAGAAACAAAGACTAGAGAATCTGAAGCCTGATAATAACGGATTCATGATCAGCATTCAAGGTGAGGAGAGCGCCTATGACCGGGTGATAGTCTCCACTGGCGGGAGCCCTAAATCGAGTGGTTACGATTGGCTCAGGGAATTAGGCCATGCGATAGTGGAGCCGGTTCCTTCGCTTTTCACTTTTAACATCCCGACGGAGAAAAAGCTCATCGCCCTATCGGGTACTGCGGTACCCAAGGCTACTGTCAAGATCCAGGGAAGCAAACTGGTGGAACAAGGACCGCTGCTGATTACGCACTGGGGTTTGAGTGGTCCCGCTGTGCTGAAGCTATCGGCCTGGGGAGCGCGCCAACTGGCAGAGATGGACTATCAATTCAGCGCACTGGTCAACTGGACTGCCTATGACAATGAAAATCAGGCCCGAGAGCAGCTACAGTCAGAGCTGCCTAACATAGAGAAGAAACAGATCTCCAATATCAATCCCTTCGACCTGCCGAAGCGACTCTGGGCCTATTTGCTTGACAGAGTAGAAATAGACCCCAACAAGCGCTGGAACGAGCTCGGTAAGAAAGACAAGAATCGCCTGATCAACGTGGTGTGCAACGACAGCTACGAGATCAGTGGCAAGACTACCTTCAAAGAGGAGTTTGTGACCTGCGGGGGCGTAGACCTGGCAGAGGTAGACTTCAATACCATGGCCAGCCGTCAGGTACCCGGTTTATACTTTGCAGGCGAGGTGCTCAATATAGATGGCATCACCGGTGGTTTCAATTTTCAAGCCGCCTGGAGTACCGGTTTCGTAGCTGGGCGCTTAGGGTAG
- a CDS encoding response regulator, whose protein sequence is MELILQRPQKKESVKKYSVMYVDDEPVNLRIFQHAFKRDYNVLTASSGFEALEMLSENKVDLIITDQQMPKMSGVDLLAKIVPKHPNIIRMIMTGFSDIGAIIRAVNEFGLDKYLVKPWDRDQLKAEFDKALEKKESEKTAPKTADVGDSMLKLNESILPSDKDLKELISDSFVLFDNNADNSYGYWFGEKQGKLAMACFDIGDNVNVSLAVKSYISLSLSEIVYKSDKLDSAEILGKLYVKIRNKFEGNDAPMKPMDISMAIIDLNSKEISYSGSNQSMYYFDTEGKLQMLNGDKEAYHIVENNNPKLSVHTANGVTKAYFISKNMVNQIIPSNDSSTEGVSFLQYMRGMTDASMNEQFEKITKQLSGESSKCMIGVKLK, encoded by the coding sequence ATGGAATTAATATTACAACGTCCACAGAAGAAGGAATCGGTCAAGAAGTACAGTGTGATGTATGTGGATGATGAGCCTGTAAACCTCAGAATTTTTCAACATGCCTTTAAAAGGGATTATAATGTATTAACTGCATCCAGTGGTTTTGAAGCTCTGGAAATGTTAAGCGAAAACAAGGTAGATCTGATAATCACAGACCAACAAATGCCTAAGATGTCAGGGGTAGATTTGTTGGCTAAGATTGTACCAAAGCACCCGAATATTATCAGAATGATAATGACAGGGTTTAGTGATATTGGCGCAATTATCAGAGCAGTCAACGAATTTGGCTTGGATAAATATTTGGTTAAGCCATGGGACAGAGACCAGTTGAAGGCTGAATTTGATAAAGCACTTGAGAAAAAAGAAAGTGAAAAAACTGCTCCAAAGACTGCAGATGTTGGAGATTCAATGTTGAAGTTAAATGAGTCTATTCTACCTAGTGATAAGGATCTGAAAGAATTGATTTCAGATAGTTTCGTTTTGTTTGACAACAATGCAGATAATTCGTACGGATATTGGTTCGGTGAAAAGCAAGGGAAGTTAGCTATGGCTTGTTTCGATATTGGAGACAATGTGAATGTATCTCTAGCCGTCAAATCATATATCAGTTTATCATTATCCGAAATTGTATATAAGTCGGACAAATTAGATTCTGCAGAAATACTAGGTAAACTTTATGTGAAGATCAGAAATAAATTTGAGGGAAATGATGCTCCTATGAAGCCAATGGATATTTCAATGGCCATAATTGACTTGAACTCCAAGGAAATCTCATATAGCGGATCCAATCAGAGTATGTATTATTTTGATACAGAGGGTAAACTGCAGATGTTGAATGGGGATAAAGAAGCCTATCATATTGTTGAAAACAACAACCCGAAATTGTCAGTGCATACAGCAAATGGTGTTACCAAGGCCTATTTTATTTCTAAAAATATGGTGAACCAGATTATCCCTTCAAATGATTCGTCTACCGAAGGGGTTTCTTTTCTTCAGTATATGCGTGGAATGACTGATGCCTCTATGAACGAGCAATTTGAAAAAATAACAAAACAGTTGTCAGGTGAAAGTTCAAAATGTATGATCGGGGTTAAGCTCAAATAA
- a CDS encoding glycosyltransferase family 2 protein, with translation MKPQVSVILPFRNAASTLPEAVDSIISQSHSPVELILINNKSTDSSLQIAQNYCNQHKHIRLLHEDQIGVSHAANRGMNAAKGEYLARMDADDISYPERLESQVQELIRHKADICATQADVVIKNNKGFHHFVEWSNSILSTEDIYGNRFVEFPLINPTLMITKSCWEQVGPFYDEDYPEDYEWFLRALYKKMKIIKLGKAHLFWRDSETRLTRSSEKYSTDAFFKIKTHYLSKELKDRQQASVWIWGAGKLARQRVEYLKSYQVKVEGFIDIKNTKQHSNYRCIHYESIRKEEQPFILSYVTNRNKRDEIKNFLLTKGYIEDRDFLLMG, from the coding sequence TTGAAACCACAGGTATCTGTCATACTCCCCTTTCGCAACGCTGCATCAACTCTACCTGAAGCAGTTGATAGTATAATAAGTCAAAGCCATTCGCCCGTTGAACTCATTCTGATAAACAATAAATCAACTGATTCAAGCCTTCAGATTGCCCAAAATTATTGTAATCAGCATAAGCACATCCGACTTTTACATGAGGATCAAATCGGGGTTAGCCATGCTGCTAATAGAGGTATGAACGCCGCAAAGGGAGAATATCTAGCAAGAATGGATGCCGATGACATATCTTATCCTGAAAGGTTAGAATCTCAGGTTCAGGAATTGATTCGGCATAAGGCTGACATCTGTGCCACTCAAGCCGATGTAGTCATCAAAAACAACAAGGGCTTTCATCATTTTGTAGAATGGAGTAATTCAATTCTTAGTACAGAGGACATTTATGGAAATCGATTTGTTGAATTCCCCCTAATTAATCCTACACTAATGATTACAAAATCATGTTGGGAGCAAGTTGGGCCTTTTTATGACGAGGATTATCCTGAGGACTATGAATGGTTTCTCAGAGCCCTATACAAAAAGATGAAAATCATCAAGTTAGGCAAAGCACATTTGTTTTGGAGAGATTCAGAAACACGGCTAACTCGATCTTCTGAAAAATATAGCACCGATGCATTTTTCAAGATTAAAACTCACTATCTATCAAAAGAACTAAAGGATCGGCAACAAGCATCAGTTTGGATTTGGGGTGCTGGAAAACTGGCCAGGCAAAGAGTAGAATACTTAAAGAGCTATCAAGTTAAGGTTGAAGGATTCATTGACATCAAGAATACAAAACAGCATTCAAATTATAGATGCATTCATTATGAATCAATAAGAAAAGAGGAACAGCCCTTTATTCTTAGTTATGTAACCAACCGAAATAAGCGTGACGAAATAAAAAACTTCCTGCTTACTAAGGGATACATTGAAGATCGAGACTTTCTACTAATGGGCTAA
- a CDS encoding SH3 domain-containing protein, whose translation MKNIWISILIILLSIGMTESYGQVPINTIINDIEYLKFELNDGLGNTKQPIANGSYYLLLDDEIHELTLGSRIQLNHRQVRYQSVDARSIDLFWLLFEFRDDHNVCFILCKRTAGKYIVSDKIFTKAIAGIRRNGIFISCEFEQEEDDQVFALYTFEGNIAEPQYFNQIQKAWKADIQTGKISEVEADKVRCLNSYYWDYMHDDETIPKWYYSGIVGVINDPDGYTNVRSRPNSNSKIVYRIEEGVEFKFWRDENYDWWKVHLRPDGEKTLINGFMHKSRIIEK comes from the coding sequence ATGAAAAATATCTGGATTTCCATTTTAATCATACTGTTGTCAATCGGTATGACTGAATCATATGGTCAAGTCCCCATTAATACAATCATAAATGATATAGAGTACTTAAAATTTGAATTGAATGATGGTCTCGGCAATACAAAGCAGCCAATCGCTAACGGGTCATACTATCTTCTCTTAGATGATGAAATTCATGAACTAACATTGGGAAGCAGAATACAATTGAATCATAGGCAAGTTCGATATCAATCTGTAGATGCCCGATCTATAGATCTTTTTTGGCTATTGTTTGAGTTCAGAGATGACCATAATGTCTGTTTCATATTGTGCAAAAGGACAGCAGGAAAATATATTGTATCAGATAAAATATTTACTAAAGCCATTGCTGGAATTAGACGAAACGGAATTTTCATCAGTTGTGAATTTGAACAAGAAGAAGATGATCAGGTTTTTGCACTATATACATTTGAAGGTAATATTGCTGAACCTCAATACTTTAACCAAATACAGAAAGCCTGGAAAGCTGATATCCAGACTGGAAAAATATCTGAAGTAGAAGCCGATAAAGTAAGATGCTTGAACTCTTATTACTGGGACTACATGCATGATGATGAAACTATTCCAAAATGGTATTATTCAGGTATCGTTGGAGTAATTAATGACCCTGATGGTTATACGAATGTAAGAAGTAGACCGAATTCAAATTCTAAAATTGTATATAGGATTGAAGAGGGTGTTGAATTCAAATTTTGGAGAGATGAAAATTATGACTGGTGGAAAGTGCATTTAAGACCTGATGGCGAAAAAACCTTGATAAATGGATTTATGCACAAATCAAGAATTATTGAAAAATAA
- a CDS encoding ATP-binding protein has protein sequence MKKVRPIVFLVVGVFMTIVSQAQEISEDEARSLLEKTEYNKKRGNLEGALGYGLLGLDQAEALNNDDLIFEFKSLLGDIYLSKKDYKKAINNFLGIVLASKRTGNQNNLAQGYFYLANTYSSMGAYNKASDYYYQVSVIYDKTGYKQGKANAIEALGKNYVTSNQTEKAIDTYERLLNIAVNDKLYSYVGKANEQLFNQYMILGNTKNAIKYGVLYYERIKDRGNPRQIAEAADLLSGQYIELGDDRNALKYANIAVQKNQNKIEYLGNQAVAYAMNDDFVKSMTTFDEAIQKSEKLRRTMDVAKFQNKKAEIAVDFGEYKVATDALSIAENIAVNKNSKETLLHSYKVYTDMYKKRGLDSQYEEYNKLYKAVKLQVGDSDPYPSKVSMARENLAESYEQEARAEISSEENQRLAKERERLRSEQKLKELQLVEQRSKLQEAELQQIELEAQKAKQEMMLLEQAAKAKLNEEQLERLQLEAEMTRLAEAERQKELDILQKEREILRQQKEFETKQAEQAKVLQYIVIIGSIVILTILAVAFYRTYNTGKTIQEQNKNLAEQQKTILNRNIQLKKSSEAMLAMNNKLKKAHVNLKVLLKKEQETREELEKANKEIKNTQVHLVQAEKMSSLGLLTAGIAHEINNPINFVSSGAQSLLQNFNEIKSYIENYQKVLALEDFDDIKKYRAVLQEDEESLNEIQDASEELLADVNYGISRITEIVNGLRSFSRHDEAEVKDADINESFSSALLILKNKYKNKAEIVMDLDESIPQIQCFPGQLNQVFVNLVNNALDAMEDEGTITIATKNIDKNKIEIRISDTGSGIPDEVKEKIFDPFFTTKDIGKGTGLGLSISHGIIEKHNGSIEVESEMGVGTTFIIKLPKKLELDEKVLENQLS, from the coding sequence ATGAAAAAAGTGAGGCCAATTGTATTTTTAGTCGTAGGGGTATTCATGACTATCGTTTCTCAGGCTCAGGAAATTTCCGAAGATGAGGCTAGATCACTTTTGGAGAAAACTGAATACAACAAAAAAAGAGGGAATTTAGAAGGGGCTTTAGGGTATGGTTTGCTTGGTCTGGATCAGGCTGAGGCACTTAATAATGACGACCTCATTTTTGAATTCAAATCTCTTCTTGGGGACATCTACTTGTCAAAAAAGGATTATAAAAAGGCAATCAATAATTTTCTTGGGATAGTACTAGCATCCAAGCGCACAGGCAATCAAAATAATCTTGCACAAGGATATTTCTATTTAGCCAATACCTATTCAAGTATGGGAGCTTACAATAAGGCGAGCGACTATTATTATCAGGTTTCTGTAATTTATGACAAGACTGGCTATAAGCAGGGTAAGGCCAATGCGATTGAAGCCCTGGGTAAAAATTATGTCACTTCAAATCAAACAGAGAAGGCTATTGATACCTATGAAAGGCTTTTGAATATTGCCGTTAATGATAAATTGTATTCCTACGTAGGAAAGGCAAATGAACAACTTTTCAATCAATATATGATTTTAGGTAATACTAAGAACGCCATTAAGTATGGGGTTTTGTATTATGAGAGGATCAAGGATAGAGGAAACCCTCGGCAGATTGCTGAAGCTGCTGATTTGCTTTCTGGGCAGTATATAGAACTAGGAGATGATCGAAATGCCCTAAAATATGCAAACATCGCCGTTCAAAAGAATCAAAATAAGATTGAATATTTAGGTAATCAAGCAGTTGCATACGCGATGAATGATGACTTTGTGAAATCAATGACCACCTTTGATGAGGCCATCCAGAAAAGTGAAAAGTTAAGACGTACCATGGACGTGGCAAAGTTTCAAAATAAGAAGGCAGAAATCGCAGTGGATTTCGGAGAATACAAGGTGGCTACAGATGCACTGTCTATTGCAGAAAACATTGCTGTCAATAAAAATTCAAAGGAGACTCTTTTGCATTCCTACAAAGTATATACGGACATGTACAAGAAAAGAGGATTGGATAGTCAATATGAAGAATACAATAAACTTTACAAAGCTGTAAAGTTGCAAGTTGGAGATTCAGATCCATATCCGTCAAAAGTTTCGATGGCACGTGAAAACTTAGCAGAGAGTTATGAGCAGGAGGCCAGAGCAGAAATTTCAAGTGAAGAAAACCAGCGTTTAGCTAAGGAAAGAGAAAGGCTTAGATCCGAGCAAAAGCTAAAAGAACTTCAGCTAGTAGAGCAAAGAAGTAAATTGCAAGAGGCAGAGTTGCAGCAGATTGAGCTGGAAGCTCAGAAGGCAAAACAAGAAATGATGTTGCTGGAGCAGGCTGCAAAGGCAAAATTAAACGAAGAGCAATTGGAAAGGCTTCAGTTGGAGGCTGAGATGACTCGACTAGCAGAAGCTGAAAGACAAAAGGAATTAGACATTCTCCAGAAGGAAAGAGAGATCCTACGTCAACAAAAGGAATTTGAAACTAAGCAAGCGGAGCAAGCTAAGGTATTACAATACATAGTTATTATCGGGTCGATAGTGATATTGACCATTCTGGCTGTGGCTTTCTATCGTACCTATAATACAGGTAAGACCATTCAGGAACAAAACAAAAACCTGGCTGAACAGCAAAAAACAATCTTGAATCGAAATATTCAATTGAAGAAAAGCTCAGAGGCTATGTTGGCCATGAACAACAAGTTGAAAAAGGCTCATGTCAATTTGAAAGTTTTGTTGAAGAAGGAACAGGAAACCAGAGAAGAACTGGAGAAAGCCAATAAAGAAATTAAGAACACACAAGTACATTTGGTTCAAGCAGAGAAGATGTCTTCTTTAGGTTTGTTGACCGCTGGTATTGCTCATGAAATCAACAACCCGATCAACTTCGTATCTAGTGGTGCTCAGTCTTTGCTTCAGAATTTCAATGAAATTAAGAGCTATATAGAGAATTATCAAAAGGTATTGGCGCTAGAGGATTTTGATGATATTAAGAAGTATCGTGCTGTATTACAGGAAGATGAAGAGAGCCTGAATGAAATTCAGGATGCTAGTGAAGAGTTATTAGCTGACGTTAACTATGGTATTTCCAGAATTACAGAAATTGTTAATGGCTTGAGATCCTTTAGTAGACATGATGAAGCGGAAGTGAAGGATGCGGATATCAATGAAAGCTTCTCTTCTGCTTTATTGATTTTGAAGAATAAGTATAAAAACAAGGCGGAGATTGTCATGGACTTAGATGAAAGCATCCCACAAATTCAGTGCTTTCCGGGTCAGTTAAATCAAGTCTTTGTGAATTTGGTAAATAATGCATTGGATGCAATGGAGGATGAAGGAACCATTACCATAGCAACCAAAAATATTGATAAGAACAAAATTGAAATTAGAATTTCAGATACTGGATCAGGTATTCCTGATGAGGTAAAAGAGAAAATATTCGATCCTTTCTTCACAACAAAAGATATAGGAAAGGGCACGGGGTTAGGGCTTTCAATTTCACATGGTATTATAGAAAAACATAATGGTAGCATCGAAGTGGAAAGCGAAATGGGAGTAGGCACAACCTTTATTATTAAATTGCCGAAAAAGTTAGAATTAGACGAGAAAGTTTTAGAAAACCAATTGAGCTAG
- a CDS encoding LytR/AlgR family response regulator transcription factor: protein MEKYKCIAIDDDLVYLEIFKKLAERVECIDLVGTFSSAIDGAVGVSKLKPDILFLDIEMPYLDGYETISTLESKPKIIIVSSHLEYETDELKIDVKKYVRKPLEGPEQLEQIVKEVMAE, encoded by the coding sequence ATGGAGAAATACAAGTGTATTGCGATCGATGACGACCTGGTGTATTTGGAGATATTCAAAAAGCTGGCCGAGAGAGTGGAATGCATTGATTTGGTAGGGACTTTTAGCAGTGCAATCGACGGTGCTGTAGGGGTTTCCAAATTGAAGCCAGATATTTTGTTCCTTGATATTGAAATGCCTTATCTCGATGGATATGAGACCATATCTACTTTGGAAAGCAAACCAAAAATCATCATCGTATCCTCTCACCTGGAATACGAAACAGACGAATTGAAAATAGACGTTAAGAAATATGTACGAAAGCCTTTAGAAGGTCCTGAGCAATTGGAGCAAATTGTAAAGGAAGTCATGGCTGAGTAA